The genomic DNA GCAGCCCGGGAGCCGGAGCACCGGCACGGAGATCCCCTGGGCAGAGAGGAACGCGGGCACCGCGGAGGCGCCGGTGGGGTTGCCCTCGGCGGCGGGGACACCCCCAAAGGAAGCGCAGGCGCCCACCGCCACGACCGCCCGGGCCGTGCGGGCGGCCTGGAGCACCACTTGATTGACGGTTCGGCCGCCCAGGGTGCACGCCTTGGGCACCCGGTCGGGCAGGGACCCCTCCACCACCAGCACGTGCCCCCCCCCGGCCGCGGTGCGGTCGATGACCTCCATGGCCGCCGATCCCGTGGCCGCCGAGAGGGTCGAGTGGAACCGAAGCGACACATACCGGGTGAGGATCTCGGCGGGCCCCGGCGACTCGGCGTTCAGGAGCGACACCGAGCACCCGGAGCAGGAAAGGCCCTGGAGCCAGAGCACCGGCGCCGCCCCCCCGGCCAACTGCTCCAGGGCCTGGGCGATCCCGGGAAGCGCCGCCGTGGGGAGGCCCAGAAGAGCCGCGAGCCTGGGCGCCATTCCCAGGAACTGCCTGCGGGTCAAGGTGTTCATCGGTCCCTCCTCAGTGGACGGCACAAGCCAGGCACGGATCGAAGGACCGCACCACCCGGGCCGCCTCGATGGGGCTGCCGGGGTCGGCCAGGTACGTGCCCACCAGGGCTTCCTCCACCGGACCGGGGATGCCCCGGTCGTCACGGGGCGAGCAGTTCCAGGTGGTGGGCACCACGCATTGGTAGCTGGCGATCACGCCCTTCTCGATGCGGAGCCAGTGCCCCAGGGCCCCCCGGGGTGCTTCCACGAACCCGGCGCCGCTCCCCTGCAGGGGCAGGCGAAAGTCTCGCACGGCGGGCTCGCCCGGGCGAAGCTGGTCGAGCCACCCGGCGCACCGCTCGGCCAGGAGCTTGGCCTCCACCGCCCGGGCCAGGTGCCGACCCATGGCCGAAGGGAGGTCCGAAACAGGCCTCGCGACGGCCTTCAGGGTGGCGTCGAGCTCCCGGGTGACCTCGGGGACCCGGCCGCTCCGGTAGGCCACCAGGAGGCGGGCCAGGGGACCGACCTCCATGGTCTGG from Thermodesulfobacteriota bacterium includes the following:
- a CDS encoding hydrogenase small subunit; this encodes MNTLTRRQFLGMAPRLAALLGLPTAALPGIAQALEQLAGGAAPVLWLQGLSCSGCSVSLLNAESPGPAEILTRYVSLRFHSTLSAATGSAAMEVIDRTAAGGGHVLVVEGSLPDRVPKACTLGGRTVNQVVLQAARTARAVVAVGACASFGGVPAAEGNPTGASAVPAFLSAQGISVPVLRLPGCPAHPDWILGTLVHLLKFGMPPLDDQGRPLAFYGRPVHDHCPRFADYERERFASTFAEPGCLFKLGCLGPVTHADCPVRYWNGRTNTCIQAGGPCVGCAWSEFARAKSFPLYRKEPSGA